The Paenibacillus amylolyticus genome contains the following window.
TGACTTCTCCAATGATGTGGCTTCAGGTTCTGTTATTTCCCAGACTCCTGGCGTCAATGAGGAATTCGATCCAGAGACCGTTCAGATTGAGTTAACCGTAAGTAAGGGTACTGAAACGGTCAAAATGCCTGATCTGAAAGATCTTACCCGCAGTGAAGCTGAAGCGAAACTCAAATCTGCCGGACTTGTGCTTGCTCAGGTGCAGGAAGAATCAAGTTATACCGTGGACCAGGGCAAAGTAACACAGCAATGGCCTGTAGAAGCGGGAGCTGAGGTTAGTCCTGGAGATAAGATTACAATCTTTATCAGTACAGGGTATCCGCCTGAAGCGCTGCAATATCCTTTTAATATCAATGTATCACCCAAAGAAGAGGGCAAGAACAGTAAAATTCGTATCACGTATGAAGACGCACGAGGCAAGAATCAGGAATGGGGAACACGCACCGTGAATTCAACCCAGACCTTGACGATTCCGCTTGTGCTGGCTCCAAATGAAAATGGGGCTGTGTCCGTATATCGTGATGGACAGTTCCTGGATACGTATCTGGTTTCCTACAGTGAAGCCAAAAACGGAACAGTAAATGTACCTTCCATTGACCCGGAAGAAAACACGCAGACGCCGCCGCCAGAAAATGAGCCTGATCCAGGGCAAGGCAGCGTAGATGAGGGCAGTGTTGACCCCAATCAGGAAGGTGAGCCTGAGTCCACTCCGGCAGACGGTGAAGGTGACAGCGGAGATGAAGACACTTCTGCCATGAATAATGGTAAGGGACACGGCAAGGACAAAGAGAAGAAAAAGAAGGAAGTCATTAACGCATCAAGCCGTCCATAAGGGCGGCTTATGCTGGCGTCTGGATTAAATGTACCATCATCAAAAGGAGGGCGACGGAGCTATGCCAGAAGGTATCATCGTTAAAGCGCTAAGCGGTTACTATTATGTCATGCCAGTGGAAGACAACGGGGTTCCTTCGGTTGAAGGTTCCGCCGTTCAATGTCGAGCCAGAGGCATCTTCAGAAAACGGGGAACTTCACCGCTTGTAGGTGACCGCGTCAGCTACACGTTGACGGAGAACGGAGAAGGAACAGTCGATGAAGTCCGCAAGCGTGAGACGGAACTCATCCGTCCTCCGGTGGCTAACGTAAGTTTGGCTGTCCTGTTATTCTCGGTGAAAGAACCGGACATGAACCTGAATCTGTTGGACAAGTTCCTGGTTCACATCGAGCAGGCTGGTCTGGATGCTCTAATTGTGCTGACCAAACAGGATTTGGCTGATCCGGCCAAAGATACGGTTGCCGAAGTAAAAGCATTGTATAAACAGGTGGGTTATGAAGTGATCTCCACAAGTTCACGCACCGGTGAAGGCAGTGAACTGCTCAGAGATCGCCTTGCGGGCAAGATTAGCGTATTCTCTGGTCAATCCGGTGTAGGCAAGTCGTCCATGCTGAATGCATTGATGCCTGGTCTCACGCTGGAAACGAGTGCGATCAGCATGCGTCTTGGACGAGGGAAACACACCACCAGGCACGTAGAACTTATCCCGTTGGATAATGGCGGGTTTGTTGCGGATACGCCGGGATTCAGCCAATTGGACTTTCTGGAGATTGGCGTGGAGGAGCTCTCTACATGTTTCCGGGAATTCGCCCAGTTTGCAGATCAGTGCAAGTTCCGAGGTTGTACCCATACCCATGAACCAGGTTGCCGTGTGCTTGCGGCCAAGGAGGAAGGTCTCATCTCCGAAAGCCGATATCAGCACTATGTGCTATTCCTGACCGAAATGAAAGATAAGAAGCGGAGGTATTAACATGATTAAAATTGCCCCATCGATATTATCAGCTGATTTTGCCCGACTTGGTGCGGAAGTTGCAGAAGCACAAGCTGCAGGAGGAGACTGGATTCATGTTGACGTTATGGACGGGCATTTCGTCCCTAATATTACGCTAGGACCTGCCATTGTGAAGGCAATCGCTCCACATACCAGCTTGCCGCTTGATGTGCACTTGATGATTGAGAATCCGGAGCGTTATGTTGAGGAATTTGCCAAAGCGGGTGCAGCGGTAATTACTGTTCATGCTGAAGCTTGTGTGCATCTGCACCGGGTTATTCATCTGATCAAGGAACAGGGAGTGAAGGCGGGAGTTGCCCTTAATCCGGGAACGCCAGCATCTGCCATTCTCGAAGTTCTGGATGATGTGGACATGGTTCTTGTGATGACGGTGAATCCTGGTTTTGGCGGACAGGCTTTCATCTCGGGCACCATGAACAAAATCAAGCAGATTCGTACCTGGTTGAACGAAAAGGGACGCCATGATGTACATATTGAAGTAGATGGCGGAATTGCAGCCGATACAGCCCCGCTTGTGGTGGAAGCTGGAGCGGATGTGCTCGTTGCAGGAAGTGCGGTATTTGGTCGTGAGGATCGTGCTGCCGCAATTAATGAAATTCGCAGTAGCTACGGAGGCTGATCTATGACCCTCGAGGAGACACTGTGGACGATGGCTGCGAGTCTCGTGACGGGACTTGTGCTTGCTTTGTTTGCGGTTATTCAATCCCCGTATAATGCCATTACGTCATTAATCGGGGTGGGCGTTGTTATTATGTATTTCCGCAAATTCGATCGTACGGGACATCGGGTTACTTTTGTTATCTTCGGCATACTGTATTATCTAATGAGTGTTTTCATGATCGCTGCCTATCAATATATCCCTGCCCAAACGTAAATGACCTGATTTTCGGGCTTGTCATTGTGGAATAGGGATCGATGGTTCCGCATAAATATGGTTACATGAGCAGGTTTCTCATGTAGCCTTTTTTGTCGTGTTAAGGTAAAGAAGGCCTGAAGCATAGGATACGGCGGACGCATGAGCATGATGGGGAGGGTGAATTATGAAATTTTACACATTCAAACTGCCGAAGTTTTTGGGAGGGTTTGTAAAGGCGATTCTTAATACGTTTCAAAAGAACTGATCCGATTGATAAGGCAGCAGGGAATACCGCCGCTGTGGCTCGGGTTTATCTGGAATTCGTACCTATGCAGCGCCATGCGGCGGCCATTCAATGTTCATGAGCGTATTCAAGAATCCTTTTTTGAATACCAAAAAAGCACCTGCAAGGAACAAGGTGCTTTTTGCTTACCCGATTTATAGTAGCTTTGCGTGATTATACGCGAGTCACTTTACCGGCTTTCAGTGCACGGGTGCTTACGTATACACGTTTTGGTTTGCCGTCAACGAGAATGCGGACCTTCTGAACGTTTACGCCCCAAGTACGACGGTTACGGTTGTTAGCGTGGGATACGTGGTTACCGGTGCCCGGTTTCTTACCTGTCACATAACATTTGCGAGACATAGATTACACCTCCTATCCTAAAATAACCAGTTGCCTTCAGAAACGAAAAGTCATTCCATAAGGACTAAATTGTTCTTCCTGACCCTAAAGATCAGGCTTCAGTAGCTAATGGCGTTGTTTAAGCCGGCATAACCGGATCATTTCCATTACTTAACCTGCATAAAACAATACTTGAATATAATATCATAATCAAAAAAGCTTCGTCAACTGATCCAAAAACTTTATTTATTTCTCCTGTCTAATATAGTACAATGTTGAGTAGTCCATAATACAGTGGTGAACAGGCTGTTGCCGCGAGGAAGTCGGAGAATACACCGTACCCTAGAGGTCGGTGGTCTGCTTTTTGGCAACGCTGTGAGCTGCGGCATTCCATCACTGGCACCAGTCTCCACGCGGCATTCATGCCGGCTCTTGATACCGGTGCATATCCGTATGCCCCGAAGTTAGGGGTGCAGAGAGTGCAGGATATTGGTAGCCCGGCCGCCCAGACCGTTAATCCGGCTGACATGTTGTATTGTATGCCTGTGCCGGACAAGGTATGGACGAAGAATAACGCAGTCCGCGTTAGCGCATGAACAGACCAGACACATCTTGGTGCAAGGTGTTCGTGTATCAAGCTAGGAAGGGGAATTCTCACTTGAGTATACGTTCTTTAAATGGAACAGATTTCACCGCAATGGTACTTGCCGGAGCGGAACAACTTGGACAGCATGCAGAGCACGTCAATTCCCTGAATGTTTTCCCTGTGCCGGATGGTGACACGGGAACGAACATGAATTTGACAATGAGTGCAGGAGTTGCAGAGATCAAAAGAAAAAGCTCTGCCTCCATCGGAGAAGCTGCCGGTATTCTATCAAAAGGCCTGCTTATGGGCGCACGGGGGAATTCAGGAGTTATTCTGTCGCAATTGTTCCGTGGATTTAGTCGTTCAGCTGCTCCCTATGAGGAACTGAATACGCTCCAATTTGCAGCAGCCCTGCAGAACGGTGTTGACGCAGCTTACAAAGCAGTCGTAAAACCCGTCGAAGGGACCATTCTTACCGTAGCCAAGGAAGCGGCGAAACATGCCAATTACTACGCAAGACGGACGAATGATATTACTGAATTAATGAATGAAGTTTTGTTAAAAGCAAAAGAAGCACTGGCCATGACTCCGGAATTGCTTCCTGTACTGAAACAGGTTGGTGTTGTGGATTCAGGTGGTCAGGGGCTTGTATATATCTACGAGGGCTTTATGGAAGTATTGCTGCAAAGTGACGGTGTGAATCGTACTTCGCTGAACAAAGAAGTAACCCCATCCGTGGCAGCATCTGCTTTGAAACCGTCTGCACCGGCAGAAGTGGATATCAAGAAGCCTGCACAGCAGCAGGTGATTGCGCCGGAGATGCCGTTATCTGCTCAGGCGAGATTGGAAACGGAAGATATTGAATTCCTGTATGACATGGAATTTTTCATTAACCGCGAGCTTGGAGAGAACGCAGGAGTGGCATTTGATGATGAAGCATTCCGGAAAGCGTTGTCAGTTAATGGAGATTCGATCATTATCATTGCTGATGATGAAATCATTAAAGTTCATGTCCATTCCAAAACACCAGGCGATGTGTTGAACCTGGCACTGCATTATGGTGAGATTACACAGATTCATATTCTTAACATGCGTGAGCAGCATCGCGATCTTCTGACAGCAGGCATGGATATTGCTCCATCCCCTGAATTGTTTGCAGAGATTCCACCAGAGGCAGCGCACAGTATGGAAGAGGCTATGCTTCCTGCAGATGAGATGGCACCGTATGGTTTTATTGCGGTATCCTCCGGTGAGGGTATTGCAGAGATTTTCCAGAGTCTTGGTGTGGATGTTGTTCTGTCTGGTGGACAGACGATGAATCCGAGTACGGAGGATTTTGTAAAAGCTGTCCGTTCCATTGCTGCGGAGC
Protein-coding sequences here:
- the rpe gene encoding ribulose-phosphate 3-epimerase, whose translation is MIKIAPSILSADFARLGAEVAEAQAAGGDWIHVDVMDGHFVPNITLGPAIVKAIAPHTSLPLDVHLMIENPERYVEEFAKAGAAVITVHAEACVHLHRVIHLIKEQGVKAGVALNPGTPASAILEVLDDVDMVLVMTVNPGFGGQAFISGTMNKIKQIRTWLNEKGRHDVHIEVDGGIAADTAPLVVEAGADVLVAGSAVFGREDRAAAINEIRSSYGG
- the rpmB gene encoding 50S ribosomal protein L28, producing the protein MSRKCYVTGKKPGTGNHVSHANNRNRRTWGVNVQKVRILVDGKPKRVYVSTRALKAGKVTRV
- the rsgA gene encoding ribosome small subunit-dependent GTPase A → MPEGIIVKALSGYYYVMPVEDNGVPSVEGSAVQCRARGIFRKRGTSPLVGDRVSYTLTENGEGTVDEVRKRETELIRPPVANVSLAVLLFSVKEPDMNLNLLDKFLVHIEQAGLDALIVLTKQDLADPAKDTVAEVKALYKQVGYEVISTSSRTGEGSELLRDRLAGKISVFSGQSGVGKSSMLNALMPGLTLETSAISMRLGRGKHTTRHVELIPLDNGGFVADTPGFSQLDFLEIGVEELSTCFREFAQFADQCKFRGCTHTHEPGCRVLAAKEEGLISESRYQHYVLFLTEMKDKKRRY
- a CDS encoding DAK2 domain-containing protein, with amino-acid sequence MSIRSLNGTDFTAMVLAGAEQLGQHAEHVNSLNVFPVPDGDTGTNMNLTMSAGVAEIKRKSSASIGEAAGILSKGLLMGARGNSGVILSQLFRGFSRSAAPYEELNTLQFAAALQNGVDAAYKAVVKPVEGTILTVAKEAAKHANYYARRTNDITELMNEVLLKAKEALAMTPELLPVLKQVGVVDSGGQGLVYIYEGFMEVLLQSDGVNRTSLNKEVTPSVAASALKPSAPAEVDIKKPAQQQVIAPEMPLSAQARLETEDIEFLYDMEFFINRELGENAGVAFDDEAFRKALSVNGDSIIIIADDEIIKVHVHSKTPGDVLNLALHYGEITQIHILNMREQHRDLLTAGMDIAPSPELFAEIPPEAAHSMEEAMLPADEMAPYGFIAVSSGEGIAEIFQSLGVDVVLSGGQTMNPSTEDFVKAVRSIAAEQVFILPNNSNIVLAAEQARELLEDERRITVIPSKTIPQGMAAAFAFQEEESAETNRDQMLEAISRVQSGQVTHAVRDTQYDELDIKAGHYIGIHNSKIVATDETMLQACEGLLKQMMESGDEVVTILEGDEADPEVTAALAAWLEVEYPDAEVEVHRGGQPVYYYLFSVES
- the spoVM gene encoding stage V sporulation protein SpoVM, translated to MKFYTFKLPKFLGGFVKAILNTFQKN